The sequence below is a genomic window from Microbacterium sp. SORGH_AS_0888.
GCCGGTGTCGGCGCGCGGGGTGACTCGCGAGAACGCGGCCGACAGCGAAGGAAGCAGCGCCGGATCGGGCGTTCCGAGCGAGAGATCGAGCCGCGTCGGCGCCCCGGGCCCTGCGAGGTCGTGCACGCGGCGGCTCAGCCAGTCACGACGCTCCTCGCGGACGAACGTGCCGGCGCGCCCGCGCGAGACGATGACGCCGGCCCCGGCGAGCGCGCGCCACGCCGCCCCCACCGTTCCGGCCGAGACGCCGAGGTCCGCCGCGACCCGGCGCACCGTGGGCAGCCGGTCGCCGGGCGCGAGCACCCCCTCGGCGACGAGCCGCGAGATCTCGCCCGCGATGCCCTGCGGCGTGCGATCGGCCAGGGTCTCGGCGCGCAGCATCCGTTCGCCCTCCCATTGACGAGGATTTACCGCTCTGTCATATTCGGAAATTACCGAGAAATGTTCAAGCGGAACAGTAACAGAAACGAGCCCCGAGTCGGCTCGAGCGAGCCTGGGAGGACAACGATGACGACGGTACGTGCGGCCATCACGCAGACCACGTGGACGGGCGACAAGGCCTCCATGCTCGACAAGCACGAGGGCTTCGCCCGCGAGGCCGCGGCCCAGGGCGCGCAGGTGCTCTGCTTCCAGGAGCTCTTCTACGGCCCGTACTTCGGCATCACGCAGGACAAGAAGTACTACCGCTACGCGGAGCCCGTCGACGGACCGATCGTGCAGCGCTTCGCCGCGCTCGCGAACGAGCTCGGCACCGTCATGGTGCTCCCCGTCTACGAGGAGGCGCAGACCGGCGTCTACTACAACTCCTCCGTGCTGGTCGATGCCGACGGCCGCGTCCTCGGCACGTACCGCAAGCACCACATCCCCCACGTGGAGAAGTTCTGGGAGAAGTTCTACTTCCGCCCCGGGAACCTCGGCTACCCCGTGTTCGACACCGCGGTCGGCAAGATCGGCATGTACATCTGCTACGACCGCCACTTCCCCGAGGGATGGCGCGAGCTCGGCCTGAACGGCGCGCACATGGTGTTCAACCCCAACGCCACCAAGCCCGGCCTGTCGAACCGGCTGTGGGAGATCGAGGGCCCGTGCGCCGCGGTCGCGAACGGCTACTTCGTGCTGCAGCCCAACCGCGTCGGCCGCGAGGACAACGAGTACGGCGACGAGGCCGTGACCTTCTACGGCTCCAGCCAGGTGATCGACCCGCGCGGCAACTTCGTGGGCGCGATCGGCTCCGGCGAGCACGAGGAGATCCTCGTGCGGGACCTGGACCTCGACCTCGTCCAGGAGATGCGCGACGACTGGCAGTTCTACCGGGACCGCCGCCCCGACTCCTACGGCGACATCGTCGCCCCCTGACGACGCACGACAGACCAACCACAGACAGGAGAGACCCCTCATGGGAACGACCCTCATCACGGGCGGCACGGTCGTCAACGCGACCGGCACGGGCGACGCCGACGTCCTGATCGACGGCGAGAAGATCGTCGCCGTGCTCGCGCCCGGCTCGACCCTGCTCGGGCACGACCTCGCCGCCTCCGTCGACACCGTGGTCGACGCATCCGGCAAGTATGTGATCCCCGGCGGCATCGACGCGCACACGCACATGCAGATGCCGTTCGGCGGCACGGAGGCCTCCGACACGTTCGAGACCGGAACGCGGGCGGCGGCGATCGGGGGCACGACGAGCATCGTCGACTTCGTCGTGCAGTACCCGGATCAGAACATCCTGGACCAGTACCACGCATGGCACGAGAAGGCCGCCGGCAACTGCGCGATCGACTACGGCTTCCACCAGATCCTCTCGGACGTGCAGGAGAGCTCGCTGACCGCGATGGACGAGCTGATCGCCGAGGGCGTCACGAGCTTCAAGCTGTTCATGGCCTACAAGGGCGTCTTCCTCTCCGACGACGGCCAGATCCTCAAGGCGTTCCAGAAGGGCGCCGACAACGGCGCGATGATGATGATGCACGCCGAGAACGGCGCGATCATCGACGTCCTCGTGCAGCAGGCGCTCGCCCGCGGCGAGACGACGCCCTACTTCCACGGGACGACGCGCCCGTGGCAGGCCGAGGAGGAGGCCACGCACCGCGCCATCATGCTCGCCGACCTCACCGGCGCACCGCTGTACGTCGTGCACGTGAGCGCGAAGCAGGCCGTCGAGCAGATCGCCGAGGCCCGCGACCGCGGCATGAACGTGTTCGGCGAGACGTGCCCGCAGTACCTCTACCTGTCGCTCGAGGAGCAGCTGGGGGCCTCCAGCCAGGAGTGGGGCGACTTCGAGGGCGCCAAGTGGGTGTGCTCGACGCCGCTGCGCTCGCGCGCGGAGGGACACCAGCACCACATGTGGCAGAGCCTGCGCACGAACGACATCCAGATGGTCTCCACGGACCACTGCCCGTTCTGCATGAAGGGACAGAAGGACATGGGACTCGGCGACTTCTCGAAGATCCCGAACGGGATCGGCTCGGTCGAGCACCGCATGGATCTCATGTACCAGGGGGTCGTCACCGGCCAGATCACGCTCCCCCGGTGGGTGGAGCTGACCAGCACGACACCGGCACGCATGTTCGGCATGTACGGCCGCAAGGGCGTGATCCAGCCCGGGGCCGACGGGGACGTCGTCGTCTACGACCCGAACGGGCACACCTCGATCGGGATCGGGGAGGGGCGCAGCCACCACATGAACATGGACTACTCCGCCTGGGAGGGGTTCGAGATCGACGGACGCGTCGACACCGTGATCTCGCGCGGCACGGTCGTCGTCGACCGCTCCGGCTACGTCGGAACCGCCGGTCACGGACGCTACATCGCGCGTGGCCTGAGCCAGTACCTGGTCTGAGAGGAGACCCCCATGGACTTCGGCGTCGTCCTGCAGACCAATCCGCCCGCATCCCGCACCGTCCAGCTCGCGCAGCTGGCCGAGGCGCACGGCTTCAGCCACCTCTGGACGTTCGACTCGCACCTGCTGTGGCAGGAGCCCTACGTCATCCACTCGGCGATCCTCAACGCGACCAAGCGGCTGACGGTGGGCCCCTTCGTCACGAACCCGGCCACTCGTGACTGGACCGTGACGGCCAGCGTCTTCGCGACCCTCAACGAGATGTACGGCAACCGCACGATCTGCGGCATCGGTCGCGGCGACTCGGCCGTGCGCGTGACGAACGGGAAGCCGACGACGCTGAAGGAGCTGCGCGAGTCGATCCATGTCATCCGCGAGCTCGGCAACTCGCGCGCCGTGGAGTACAACGGCGCCACGCTGCAGTTCCCGTGGAGCCGCGGCTCGGAGCTCGAGGTGTGGGTCGCCGCCTACGGCCCCCTCGCGCTCAAGCTCACGGGCGAGGTCGGCGACGGGTTCATCCTCCAGCTGGCGGATGTCGACATCGCGGCATGGATGATCGGCGCCGTCCGCGACGCCGCCGAGAAGGCCGGGCGCGATCCCGACGCCATCTCGTTCTGCGTCGCCGCGCCGATGTACATCGGCGACGACTGGGAGCACATGCGTGCGCAGTGCCGCTGGTTCGGCGGCATGGTCGGCAACCACGTCGCGGACATCGTCGCCAAGTACGGCACGAGCGGCGAGGTGCCCACGGCCCTGACCGACTACATCGCCGGCCGCACCGGGTACGACTACAACACGCACGGCAAGAGCGGCAACGACCACGTGGACTTCGTGCCCGATGAGATCGTCGACCGCTTCTGCGTGCTCGGCACCGCCGCCGACCACATCGCGAAGCTCGAGCAGCTGCGCGAGCTCGGGGTCACGCAGTTCGCGGGCTACCTGCAGCACGACAACAAGGAGGAGACGATGCGGGTGTACGGCGAGACCGTGATCCCCGCGCTCTCCTCGCACATCACGGCGAAGCGATGAGCGCTGGACGCAGGTGGGCCCTCGGCGCGGCAGGCGTGATGCTGGTGCCGGTGGTCTGGGAGGGGTACAAGGCGATCGGCCCCGCCGACGGGGTCGTGATCGGCGGAATCACCGTGCTGCCGCGCACGAGCGATCTGGCCATGCCGCACGTGTGGACGATGTTCGCGCGCCTCGCGGAGCCCGTGCTGCCCGGGCGCGGGGGCGATCCGCTGTGGCAGGTCGTCGTGGGAGCGGCGGGGGTCACCCTCGGCGTCGCCGCCCTCGGCTGGGTCGTCGGGGTGGTGGTCGGCATGCTGCTGGCCCTGCTCATGCAGCGCGTGCGCCTGGCCGAAGCCTCCCTGCTGCCGTGGATCGTCGTGTCCCAGACCGTGCCGCTGATCGCGCTGGCCCCGCTGGTGGCGGGCCTGATCGCGCAGGCCAAGGTCGGGGGTCAGCAGCCGCCGATCTGGTTCGCCGTCGCGATCATCGCGAGCTACCTCGCGTTCTTCCCCGTCTCGATCGGGGCGTTGCGGGGGCTCGGCTCACCGCAGACCGCGCACGTCGAGCTGCTGCACAGCTACGCCGTCGGGTGGTGGCAGACCCTGCTGCGGCTGCGGCTGCCCGCATCCGTCCCCTATCTGCTCTCCGCCCTGCGACTTGCAGCGGCCAACGCGATCGTGGGGACCGTCGTGGCGGAGGTCTCGATCGGGATGGGCGGCGGCCTCGGCCGGATGATGGTCGAGTACGCCTCCGCCGCCTCGGGAGATCCCGGCAAGCCCTGGGCTCCCATCTTCGGCGCCATCGCGATCGGCCTCGTCTCCGCGGGAGCCGTCGCGCTCCTCGGACTGACGCTCGGCCGCTACCGCCGCGTGGAGGTCGGCGCATGAACGACACCGCATCCCCCGCCGTCCGCGTCCAGGGCGTCGAGAAGACCTTCTCGACGCGCAGCGGCATCGTCACCGCCCTCACCGGCATCGAGCTCACGGTCTCCCGTGGGGAGTTCGTCTCCCTCATCGGTCCGTCCGGATGCGGCAAGTCGACGCTGCTGCGCCTGATCGCGGACCTGGACCGACCGACCGGCGGCACGGTCGAGGTGTTCGGCCTCACCGCCGCGAAGGCCCGCAAGCAGCACGCCTACGGCATCGCCTTCCAGCAGGCCGGCCTGCTGCCCTGGCGCACGATCTCGGAGAACGTCGCCCTGCCGCTGCAGCTGCACGGCGTCGCCCGCGCCGCACGCGCCGACCGGGTCCGGGAGCTGCTCGAGATGGTGGGGCTCTCCGACTTCGCCGACCGCTACCCCGACCAGCTCTCCGGCGGCATGCAGCAGCGCGTCGCGATCGCCCGCTCTCTCGCCGAGA
It includes:
- a CDS encoding nitrilase-related carbon-nitrogen hydrolase, encoding MTTVRAAITQTTWTGDKASMLDKHEGFAREAAAQGAQVLCFQELFYGPYFGITQDKKYYRYAEPVDGPIVQRFAALANELGTVMVLPVYEEAQTGVYYNSSVLVDADGRVLGTYRKHHIPHVEKFWEKFYFRPGNLGYPVFDTAVGKIGMYICYDRHFPEGWRELGLNGAHMVFNPNATKPGLSNRLWEIEGPCAAVANGYFVLQPNRVGREDNEYGDEAVTFYGSSQVIDPRGNFVGAIGSGEHEEILVRDLDLDLVQEMRDDWQFYRDRRPDSYGDIVAP
- the hydA gene encoding dihydropyrimidinase, translating into MGTTLITGGTVVNATGTGDADVLIDGEKIVAVLAPGSTLLGHDLAASVDTVVDASGKYVIPGGIDAHTHMQMPFGGTEASDTFETGTRAAAIGGTTSIVDFVVQYPDQNILDQYHAWHEKAAGNCAIDYGFHQILSDVQESSLTAMDELIAEGVTSFKLFMAYKGVFLSDDGQILKAFQKGADNGAMMMMHAENGAIIDVLVQQALARGETTPYFHGTTRPWQAEEEATHRAIMLADLTGAPLYVVHVSAKQAVEQIAEARDRGMNVFGETCPQYLYLSLEEQLGASSQEWGDFEGAKWVCSTPLRSRAEGHQHHMWQSLRTNDIQMVSTDHCPFCMKGQKDMGLGDFSKIPNGIGSVEHRMDLMYQGVVTGQITLPRWVELTSTTPARMFGMYGRKGVIQPGADGDVVVYDPNGHTSIGIGEGRSHHMNMDYSAWEGFEIDGRVDTVISRGTVVVDRSGYVGTAGHGRYIARGLSQYLV
- a CDS encoding TIGR03842 family LLM class F420-dependent oxidoreductase — translated: MDFGVVLQTNPPASRTVQLAQLAEAHGFSHLWTFDSHLLWQEPYVIHSAILNATKRLTVGPFVTNPATRDWTVTASVFATLNEMYGNRTICGIGRGDSAVRVTNGKPTTLKELRESIHVIRELGNSRAVEYNGATLQFPWSRGSELEVWVAAYGPLALKLTGEVGDGFILQLADVDIAAWMIGAVRDAAEKAGRDPDAISFCVAAPMYIGDDWEHMRAQCRWFGGMVGNHVADIVAKYGTSGEVPTALTDYIAGRTGYDYNTHGKSGNDHVDFVPDEIVDRFCVLGTAADHIAKLEQLRELGVTQFAGYLQHDNKEETMRVYGETVIPALSSHITAKR
- a CDS encoding ABC transporter permease — encoded protein: MSAGRRWALGAAGVMLVPVVWEGYKAIGPADGVVIGGITVLPRTSDLAMPHVWTMFARLAEPVLPGRGGDPLWQVVVGAAGVTLGVAALGWVVGVVVGMLLALLMQRVRLAEASLLPWIVVSQTVPLIALAPLVAGLIAQAKVGGQQPPIWFAVAIIASYLAFFPVSIGALRGLGSPQTAHVELLHSYAVGWWQTLLRLRLPASVPYLLSALRLAAANAIVGTVVAEVSIGMGGGLGRMMVEYASAASGDPGKPWAPIFGAIAIGLVSAGAVALLGLTLGRYRRVEVGA
- a CDS encoding ABC transporter ATP-binding protein — encoded protein: MNDTASPAVRVQGVEKTFSTRSGIVTALTGIELTVSRGEFVSLIGPSGCGKSTLLRLIADLDRPTGGTVEVFGLTAAKARKQHAYGIAFQQAGLLPWRTISENVALPLQLHGVARAARADRVRELLEMVGLSDFADRYPDQLSGGMQQRVAIARSLAESPGLLLMDEPFGALDEMTRERMQSELARIRERTGAAVVFVTHSIPEAVFLSDRVVVMSPRPGRIVAQLPIGLTHGGDDEALREDAAFFGAVSRVREALHGEAPTGVRGVENR